Genomic DNA from Streptomyces sp. NBC_01571:
CAGAACGCGTACCCAGCGCGACAGTCTGGACCTCGCGCTCATCGACCTCACGGGCTTCTACCGCGACGTCCTCGCCCTCCAGCTCGGCTCCCGCCTGGCCATCGCCAACGCGGATTCCGGGGATGTGCTGGAGAGACTGGCTCGCGGCAGCTCGCCGGAGGCGACCCTGCGCCGGATCGACGCCATCGCGGCGTGCCGCGAGGCCCTCGACCGAAATGTGGCACCGCTGCTGGCGGTGGAGGCGATGACGATGGCGCTGCGCGCGGGCTGACGCGGTCGTCGAATTCGGGCGCGCGGGCTTACGTGTCGCCGTCGGGATGTGGCGCGCGGGGGCTGACGCGCGGGCGTCGGGGTGCGGCATGCGCGTGGTGCGCGTGGTGCGCGAGGTTGACGATGTCACTCGTAAGAGGCGCGTGCGCCACTGAAGGTGATCAATCGATCGCGCAAGGTTACGCTCGCGGAATGTACTTCAGGCGCATCCTCAGGCCCCTCCGCAGGGGCGGCATGCTGCTGGCCGCCACGACGCTGCTCGTCTCCGCCTGCTCCTCGGAGAGTTTCACCACGTTCACCACGACGGCGCCGAGTGCCGCCGAGGCGGCGCCGACGACGGCCGAGGCGGTGCTGACCCCGCTGCCCAACACCACTCCGGCGACGCTGACGCCCTACTACGAGCAGAAGCCGGCCTGGCGCTCCTGCGGTGCGTCCGGCTTCGAATGCACCACGATCAAGGTGCCGCTCGATTACGGCGACCCGGCTTCGGGCCCCATCAAACTGGCCGTCGCCCGCAAGAAGGCCACGGGTCCGGGGAAGCGGATCGGCTCGCTGCTGGTCAACCCGGGCGGTCCGGGCGGCTCGGCGGTCGGATACCTGCAGTCGTACGCGGGGCTCGGCTACCCGGCGCAGGTCCGCGCCCGCTACGACATGGTCGCGGTCGACCCGCGCGGAGTGGCCCGCAGCGAGCCGGTCGAATGCCTCAGCGGCCCGGAGATGGACGCGTTCACGAAGACGGACATGACGCCCGACAACGTGCGGGAGACGAGTGAACTGGTCGACGCCTACAAGAAGTTCGCCGAGGGATGCGCCCGGCACTCGCCCAAGCTGCTGCGGCATGTCTCCACGGTCGAGGCGGCCCGAGACATGGACATCCTGCGCGCGGTACTGGGCGACCAGAAGCTGAACTACGTGGGAGCGTCGTACGGGACGTTCCTGGGAGCGACGTACGCGGGCCTGTACCCGCAGCGGGTGGGCCGGATGGTCCTGGACGGCGCGCTGGACCCCTCGATCACCGCCCGCAAGCTCAACGAGGACCAGACGGCGGGCTTCGAGACGGCCTTCCAGTCCT
This window encodes:
- a CDS encoding alpha/beta hydrolase, whose protein sequence is MYFRRILRPLRRGGMLLAATTLLVSACSSESFTTFTTTAPSAAEAAPTTAEAVLTPLPNTTPATLTPYYEQKPAWRSCGASGFECTTIKVPLDYGDPASGPIKLAVARKKATGPGKRIGSLLVNPGGPGGSAVGYLQSYAGLGYPAQVRARYDMVAVDPRGVARSEPVECLSGPEMDAFTKTDMTPDNVRETSELVDAYKKFAEGCARHSPKLLRHVSTVEAARDMDILRAVLGDQKLNYVGASYGTFLGATYAGLYPQRVGRMVLDGALDPSITARKLNEDQTAGFETAFQSFAKDCVRHSGCPLGGAGTSPDQVGKNLSAFFKKLDSNPIPTGDAKRRQLTESLATTGVIAAMYDQAAWPQLREALSAAMKDKDGAGLLALSDSYYERDAEGHYTNLMYANAAVNCLDLPAAFSSPDQLEKSLPTFEKASPVFGDGLAWASLNCAYWPVKPTGEPHRIEAKGAGPILVVGTTRDPATPYAWAESLARQLSSATLLTYVGDGHTAYGRGSVCIDSAINRYLLDGTPPPKGKRCS